The following are encoded together in the Peromyscus leucopus breed LL Stock chromosome 1, UCI_PerLeu_2.1, whole genome shotgun sequence genome:
- the LOC114687238 gene encoding olfactory receptor 52W1, translating into MRPKLHPYKMAHSQAPQSNSTFQCPAFFILTGIPGLGDGQAWLTLVFGPMYLLALLGNATLLTVIRIDSTLHQPMFLLLATLAATDLGLATSIAPGLLAVLWLGPRPVQYTVCLIQMFFVHALTAVESGVLLAMACDRAVAVGRPLHYPTEVTKARVGYAVLALTLKAVAVVVPFPLLVARFEHFHAKIIHHAYCAHMAVVELVVGNTRVNNLYGLALSLAVSGVDILGIAGSYGLIAHAVLRLPTREARAKAFGTCSSHICVILAFYVPGLFSFLTHRFGHHTVPKSLHILLSNIYLLLPPALNPLIYGVRTKQIRDRFLEMLKFRKKPF; encoded by the coding sequence ATGAGACCCAAACTTCATCCTTACAAGATGGCACACAGTCAAGCTCCACAGTCCAACTCCACCTTCCAATGCCCAGCTTTCTTCATATTGACTGGCATCCCAGGGTTGGGAGATGGCCAGGCCTGGCTGACACTGGTGTTTGGGCCCATGTATCTGCTGGCCCTGCTGGGCAATGCAACACTTCTGACAGTGATCCGGATAGACTCTACACTGCACCAGCCCATGTTTCTACTCCTGGCTACACTGGCAGCTACTGACCTGGGTTTAGCCACATCTATAGCCCCAGGGCTGCTAGCTGTGCTGTGGCTTGGGCCCCGACCTGTGCAATATACTGTCTGCCTCATCCAGATGTTCTTTGTACATGCACTGACTGCTGTGGAATCTGGTGTGCTTTTGGCCATGGCCTGTGATCGTGCTGTGGCAGTGGGACGTCCACTACACTACCCTACCGAGGTTACTAAAGCCCGGGTGGGCTATGCAGTCTTGGCATTGACACTGAAAGCTGTGGCTGTTGTGGTGCCTTTCCCTCTGCTGGTGGCACGATTTGAGCACTTCCATGCCAAGATCATACACCATGCCTATTGTGCACACATGGCAGTCGTAGAGCTGGTGGTAGGTAACACACGAGTCAACAACTTATATGGGCTGGCACTTTCATTGGCTGTGTCTGGTGTAGATATTCTGGGCATTGCTGGATCTTATGGGCTCATTGCCCATGCTGTGCTTCGGCTACCTACCCGGGAGGCCCGGGCAAAGGCCTTTGGTACATGTAGTTCTCACATCTGTGTCATCCTGGCCTTCTATGTGCCCggtctcttctccttcctcacacACCGCTTTGGTCATCACACTGTCCCAAAGTCATTGCATATCCTTTTGTCCAACATCTATTTGCTGCTGCCACCTGCCCTCAACCCCCTCATTTATGGGGTCCGCACCAAGCAGATCAGGGATCGATTCTTAGAAATGCTCAAATTCAGAAAAAAGCCATTTTAA
- the LOC114683847 gene encoding LOW QUALITY PROTEIN: olfactory receptor 56A4-like (The sequence of the model RefSeq protein was modified relative to this genomic sequence to represent the inferred CDS: inserted 2 bases in 2 codons), translated as MALSSNNSEAPVSEFFLICFPNYQTWQHWLSLPLSLLFLXAMGANATLLITIRMEASLHEPMYYLLSLLSLLDIVLCLTVIPKVLAIFWFDNKSISFSACFLQMFIMNSFLTMESCTFMVMAYDRYVAICKPLQYPSIITDQFVARAAIFIISRNTFFSLPVPILSARLKYCAQNIVKNCICTNLSVSKLSCDDITFNKLYQLVAGWTLLGSDLILIVLSYSFIFNVVLRIKAEGAVAKALSTCGSHFILILFFSTVLLVLVITNXARERIPPDVPILLNILHHLIPPALNPIVYGVRTKEIKQGIQNLLRRL; from the exons ATGGCATTATCCAGCAACAACTCTGAAGCTCCAGTCTCTGAATTCTTCCTCATCTGCTTCCCTAACTACCAGACTTGGCAGCATTGGCTGTCCTTGcccctcagcctcctcttcc ctgccatgGGGGCCAATGCTACCCTTCTTATCACCATCAGGATGGAGGCCTCTCTTCATGAGCCCATGTACTACCTGCTCAGCCTTCTCTCCCTTCTGGACATTGTGCTCTGCCTCACTGTCATACCTAAGGTCCTAGCCATCTTCTGGTTTGACAACAAATCCATCAGcttctctgcctgcttcctccagaTGTTCATCATGAACAGTTTCCTGACGATGGAGTCCTGCACCTTCATGGtcatggcctatgatcgctatgtggccatctgcaagccTCTGCAGTACCCATCCATCATCACTGATCAGTTTGTGGCTAGAGCTGCCATCTTCATTATAAGcaggaatacatttttttctcttcctgtccctatCCTTTCTGCCAGACTAAAGTACTGTGCTCAGAACATTGTCAAGAACTGCATCTGCACCAACTTGTCTGTATCCAAACTTTCTTGTGATGACATCACCTTCAATAAACTATACCAGCTTGTAGCAGGTTGGACCCTGCTGGGCTCTGACCTCATCCTCATTGTTCTCTCTTACTCTTTTATCTTCAATGTTGTGCTCAGAATCAAAGCTGAGGGAGCTGTAGCCAAAGCCCTGAGCACATGTGGTTCCCACTTtatcctcatcctcttcttcagCACAGTCTTGCTGGTGCTGGTTATCACAA CTGCCAGGGAGAGGATTCCCCCGGATGTTCCCATCCTTCTCAACATCCTGCATCATCTCATCCCCCCAGCTCTGAACCCCATTGTTTATGGAGTAAGAACCAAAGAGATCAAGCAGGGAATCCAGAACTTGCTGAGGAGGTTGTAA
- the Fam160a2 gene encoding LOW QUALITY PROTEIN: FTS and Hook-interacting protein (The sequence of the model RefSeq protein was modified relative to this genomic sequence to represent the inferred CDS: inserted 1 base in 1 codon), translating into MKAEFGQNTDSGLKCVVLGVEYFILSILTLLFLANVPGDDWHCLRREDWIGVPALALFMSSLEFCNAVIQVAHPLVQKQLVDYIHNGFLVPVMGPALHKTSVEEMIASTAYLELFLRSISEPALLRTFLRFLLLHRHDTHTILDTLVARIGSNSRLCMVSLSLFRTLLNLSCEDVLLQLVLRYLVPCNHVMLSQKPAVRDVDLYGRAADKFLSLIPRCCRHHAPSPPRPEHASWARGGPSREEGRREDITGPGSPSVDSSSVVTVPRPSTPSRLALFLRQQSLGGSESPGPAPRSPGLTASPTSSPSRRPSPAEEPGELEDNYLEYLREARRGVDRCVRACRTWSAPYDGERPPPESNPLASRTKKRSLLPEEIKDNVGEGEEENLGSRGLAVGVGDTHGHLPLPQLNGVPGPWPEGAKKVRLVPRLVPQEGVRELLEGTSEGMAGLESFGQELRELEVALSNGGASSEPPLEPPLPPEEEEAYESFTCPPEPPGPFLSSPLRTLHQLPSQPFTGPFMAVLFAKLENMLQNSVYVNFLLTGLVAQLACHPXPLLRSFLLNTNMVFQPSVKSLLQVLGSVKNKIESFAASQEDFPALLSKAKKYLIARGKLDWAEGPTAGPVPRRSDSLVRSRRPSLGELLLRHAHSPTRARQAAQVLQPGREGTGLGLGGGSPGASTPVLLPRGGASERQGEALRVKNAVYCAVIFPEFLKELAAISQAHAVTSPFLLDTSEDVSVPPVSGFGSLNP; encoded by the exons ATGAAGGCAGAGTTTGGACAAAACACAGACAGTGGTCTGAAATGTGTGGTTCTTGGTGTGGAGTACTTTATCCTAAGCATCTTAACTCTTTTATTTTTGGCAAAT GTTCCAGGAGATGATTGGCACTGCTTGCGACGGGAAGACTGGATCGGAGTGCCAGCTCTTGCACTCTTCATGAGTTCCCTAGAGTTCTGCAATGCAGTTATTCAG GTAGCTCACCCTCTGGTGCAGAAGCAGCTGGTTGATTATATCCATAATGGTTTCCTGGTGCCTGTCATGGGCCCTGCCCTGCACAAG ACCTCTGTGGAGGAGATGATTGCTAGTACCGCCTATCTGGAACTTTTCCTACGGAGCATCTCAGAGCCTGCTTTGCTCCGTACCTTCCTGCGATTCCTGTTGTTACACCGGCATGACACCCACACCATCCTTGACACCCTTGTCGCCCGCATTGGCAGCAACTCCCGG cTTTGCATGGTCTCTCTGAGTCTCTTCAGGACCCTTCTGAACCTCAGCTGTGAAGATGTTCTGCTTCAGCTGGTTCTCAG GTATCTTGTCCCATGTAACCATGTGATGCTGAGCCAGAAGCCAGCTGTGCGTGATGTGGATCTTTATGGACGAGCAGCTGACAAGTTTCTCTCCCTAATCCCTCGCTGCTGTAGGCACCATGCCCCCAGCCCACCTCGTCCAGAGCATGCCTCATGGGCACGAGGTGGGCctagcagagaggaagggagaagggaggacatcACGG GCCCTGGAAGCCCAAGCGTTGATTCTTCTTCAGTGGTAACAGTGCCTCGTCCCTCCACACCAtcccgcctggctctgtttcttcggCAGCAGAGCCTAGGTGGCTCTGAGTCCCCAGGTCCAGCTCCTCGCTCACCAGGGCTTACTGCATCCCCAACTTCCAGCCCTAGCCGACGGCCTAGCCCTGCAGAGGAGCCTGGTGAGCTAGAAGACAATTATCTGGAGTATCTTCGTGAGGCACGCCGTGGTGTAGACCGCTGTGTCCGAGCCTGCCGAACCTGGTCTGCCCCTTATGATGGCGAGCGGCCCCCTCCTGAGTCTAACCCTCTTGCCTCTCGGACTAAGAAACGCAGCCTACTGCCTGAGGAGATCAAAGACaatgtgggagaaggggaggaggaaaatcTAGGGAGTCGGGGGCTAGCTGTGGGTGTAGGGGATACCCATGGCCACCTACCCCTACCGCAGCTCAATGGGGTACCAGGGCCATGGCCAGAGGGAGCCAAGAAGGTTCGTTTGGTTCCACGATTGGTGCCACAGGAAGGAGTTAGGGAATTATTAGAGGGTACCTCTGAGGGCATGGCAGGACTAGAGAGCTTTGGGCAAGAGCTCCGGGAGCTGGAGGTGGCATTGAGCAATGGTGGAGCTAGCTCAGAGCCTCCCCTAGAGCCTCCACTAcctcctgaggaggaggaggcctaCGAGAGCTTCACCTGCCCTCCTGAGCCCCCTGGCCCCTTCCTCAGCAGCCCTCTGCGGACTCTCCACCAGCTGCCAAGCCAGCCCTTCACTG GCCCCTTCATGGCTGTGCTCTTTGCCAAACTCGAGAACATGCTGCAGAACTCCGTCTATGTCAACTTCCTGCTGACGGGGCTGGTGGCCCAGCTGGCCTGTCACC AGCCCCTGCTCCGCTCTTTCCTGCTCAACACCAACATGGTCTTCCAGCCCAGTGTCAAGTCCTTGCTGCAG GTGCTGGGCTCTGTGAAGAATAAGATTGAGAGCTTTGCAGCCTCCCAGGAGGACTTCCCTGCTCTGCTATCCAAAGCCAAGAAGTACCTCATTGCTCGTGGCAAGCTGGACTGGGCTGAGGGTCCTACAGCAGGACCTGTTCCCCGCCGCTCTGATTCTCTAG TGAGGAGCCGGAGGCCATCCTTGGGGGAGTTACTCCTGCGGCATGCACACAGTCCAACCAGGGCCCGGCAGGCGGCACAGGTTCTTCAACCTGGGCGAGAAGGAACAGGACTTGGACTAGGTGGGGGCTCTCCAGGGGCTTCAACTCCAGTTCTGCTCCCCCGGGGCGGGGCTTCTGAACGCCAAGGTGAGGCTCTGCGAGTCAAGAATGCTGTCTACTGTGCAGTCATTTTCCCTGAGTTTCTCAAGGAGTTGGCTGCCATCTCCCAGGCCCATGCTGTCACCTCGCCTTTCTTGTTGGATACTTCAGAGGATGTATCTGTCCCTCCCGTCTCAGGCTTTGGGTCCCTCAATCCTTAA
- the C1H11orf42 gene encoding uncharacterized protein C11orf42 homolog isoform X1: MLVSNPHLLTLDEADATWALIKDKVIEERFGSNVVAVPFLSDAAYYDLLGVLVKQSRRAHTRLTLPGRQGRRALKSVGLLPNLLEQAGSEGVFAHCTREYSPNGRAEIAYEEMRMLDGQPCRIRLHMGGLRKKVAFLLLPPGQVSLQQNLPWIRSTHSIYVIYQVFSCTWLQLGLLPTAREPQLLRLQRSLPIAFSCLKFSLQPKGVLGPQKSLTKDPLPQGATWVRPSLSILSTLAPTSVPADTLEVADASPPVPAPPTPPPQEGPEGRPTRFSYKGRNPFRRGPYMLSGSVLRVRQRRMKLRQETQGARPLRSDIGIMVPNKHQLLHPQPPWACVLLLS, translated from the exons ATGTTGGTCAGTAACCCCCACCTGCTAACACTGGATGAAGCAGATGCCACTTGGGCCCTCATCAAGGATAAG GTCATCGAGGAGCGTTTTGGGTCCAATGTAGTGGCAGTACCTTTCCTGTCGGATGCAGCCTACTATGATCTACTGGGCGTGCTAGTGAAACAGTCCCGTCGAGCCCACACCCGCCTAACTTTGCCAGGCCGGCAGGGCCGAAGGGCACTGAAATCAGTAGGGCTGCTACCAAATCTTCTAGAACAGGCAGGGTCTGAGGGTGTCTTTGCCCACTGCACTCGGGAATACTCACCAAATGGCCGAGCCGAGATAGCCTATGAAGAAATGCGAATGTTGGATGGGCAGCCCTGCCGGATCCGCCTACATATGGGAGGTCTGCGCAAGAAGGTTGCTTTCCTGCTGCTACCACCAGGGCAGGTGAGCCTACAGCAGAATCTTCCCTGGATCCGAAGCACCCACAGCATCTACGTCATCTACCAGGTCTTCTCCTGCACCTGGCTGCAGCTAGGGCTGTTACCTACAGCCCGTGAGCCCCAGCTGCTCCGGTTACAGCGGTCACTACCTATtgctttctcctgcctcaagTTTTCACTGCAGCCCAAGGGTGTGCTGGGACCACAGAAGTCTCTGACCAAAGATCCCTTGCCCCAAGGAGCCACCTGGGTTAGACCTAGCCTTAGCATCTTATCAACTCTGGCCCCCACATCAGTACCTGCTGATACCCTTGAAGTTGCTGATGCATCTCCACCTGTCCCAGCCCCACCTACACCACCTCCCCAAGAAGGGCCAGAAGGCAGACCCACCAGATTCTCCTATAAGGGTCGAAACCCCTTCCGGAGGGGCCCCTATATGCTTTCAG GGTCTGTCCTCAGAGTTCGACAGCGACGAatgaagctgaggcaagagacgCAGGGGGCGAGGCCCCTAAGATCTGACATAGGGATAATGGTCCCCAATAAACATCAGCTGCTGCACCCCCAACCACCCTGGGCCTGTGTGCTTCTTCTTTCTTGA
- the C1H11orf42 gene encoding uncharacterized protein C11orf42 homolog isoform X2 — translation MLVSNPHLLTLDEADATWALIKDKVIEERFGSNVVAVPFLSDAAYYDLLGVLVKQSRRAHTRLTLPGRQGRRALKSVGLLPNLLEQAGSEGVFAHCTREYSPNGRAEIAYEEMRMLDGQPCRIRLHMGGLRKKVAFLLLPPGQVSLQQNLPWIRSTHSIYVIYQVFSCTWLQLGLLPTAREPQLLRLQRSLPIAFSCLKFSLQPKGVLGPQKSLTKDPLPQGATWVRPSLSILSTLAPTSVPADTLEVADASPPVPAPPTPPPQEGPEGRPTRFSYKGRNPFRRGPYMLSAENWLFSPRNPPPGGQGGGPGDPDRHSMSLPLLQGLSSEFDSDE, via the exons ATGTTGGTCAGTAACCCCCACCTGCTAACACTGGATGAAGCAGATGCCACTTGGGCCCTCATCAAGGATAAG GTCATCGAGGAGCGTTTTGGGTCCAATGTAGTGGCAGTACCTTTCCTGTCGGATGCAGCCTACTATGATCTACTGGGCGTGCTAGTGAAACAGTCCCGTCGAGCCCACACCCGCCTAACTTTGCCAGGCCGGCAGGGCCGAAGGGCACTGAAATCAGTAGGGCTGCTACCAAATCTTCTAGAACAGGCAGGGTCTGAGGGTGTCTTTGCCCACTGCACTCGGGAATACTCACCAAATGGCCGAGCCGAGATAGCCTATGAAGAAATGCGAATGTTGGATGGGCAGCCCTGCCGGATCCGCCTACATATGGGAGGTCTGCGCAAGAAGGTTGCTTTCCTGCTGCTACCACCAGGGCAGGTGAGCCTACAGCAGAATCTTCCCTGGATCCGAAGCACCCACAGCATCTACGTCATCTACCAGGTCTTCTCCTGCACCTGGCTGCAGCTAGGGCTGTTACCTACAGCCCGTGAGCCCCAGCTGCTCCGGTTACAGCGGTCACTACCTATtgctttctcctgcctcaagTTTTCACTGCAGCCCAAGGGTGTGCTGGGACCACAGAAGTCTCTGACCAAAGATCCCTTGCCCCAAGGAGCCACCTGGGTTAGACCTAGCCTTAGCATCTTATCAACTCTGGCCCCCACATCAGTACCTGCTGATACCCTTGAAGTTGCTGATGCATCTCCACCTGTCCCAGCCCCACCTACACCACCTCCCCAAGAAGGGCCAGAAGGCAGACCCACCAGATTCTCCTATAAGGGTCGAAACCCCTTCCGGAGGGGCCCCTATATGCTTTCAG CAGAGAACTGGCTCTTCAGCCCCCGCAACCCCCCACCAGGAGGCCAGGGTGGGGGCCCCGGGGACCCCGACCGGCACTCCATGTCCCTGCCCCTGCTGCAGGGTCTGTCCTCAGAGTTCGACAGCGACGAatga